One Microcoleus sp. AS-A8 DNA window includes the following coding sequences:
- a CDS encoding tetratricopeptide repeat protein: MKAIIAYRRLIELAPQDRQTYYNLGVALKKCDSANTWRKKVWKR, translated from the coding sequence GTGAAAGCGATTATTGCCTATCGCCGTTTGATTGAACTCGCACCCCAAGACCGGCAAACCTACTACAATCTGGGTGTTGCCCTAAAAAAATGCGATAGTGCTAATACATGGCGGAAGAAAGTGTGGAAGCGATGA
- a CDS encoding UbiX family flavin prenyltransferase yields the protein MTNPLILGVTGASGLIYAVRALKFLLEADYAIELVASKSAYMVWQAEQDIRMPPEPEQQEHFWRQQAGVAEGGKLMCHRSGDVGAAIASGSFRTLGMVIMPCSMSTVAKLAAGLSSDLLERAADVQLKEGRQLVIVPRETPFSLIHLRNLTTLAEAGARIVPAIPAWYHNPQTIEDLVDFVVARAFDQLDIDCIPMKRWQGG from the coding sequence ATGACAAATCCTCTCATTTTAGGCGTCACCGGAGCCTCCGGCTTAATTTATGCTGTACGGGCGTTAAAATTTCTGCTGGAGGCTGACTATGCGATCGAACTGGTGGCCTCAAAATCAGCTTACATGGTCTGGCAAGCCGAGCAGGATATTCGGATGCCCCCAGAACCCGAACAACAAGAGCATTTCTGGCGTCAGCAAGCGGGGGTAGCGGAGGGGGGGAAGCTCATGTGTCACCGTTCGGGTGATGTGGGAGCCGCGATCGCCAGTGGCTCTTTCCGTACTTTAGGCATGGTAATTATGCCTTGTAGTATGAGTACCGTCGCCAAATTAGCCGCCGGCTTAAGTTCCGACTTGCTGGAGCGTGCGGCGGATGTTCAGCTCAAAGAAGGGCGTCAACTGGTGATCGTGCCTCGCGAGACACCGTTTAGTTTGATTCACCTGCGTAACCTAACCACCCTCGCCGAAGCCGGAGCCAGAATTGTTCCCGCTATCCCCGCTTGGTACCACAATCCCCAAACAATTGAGGATTTGGTGGACTTTGTGGTAGCGCGTGCCTTTGACCAACTCGACATTGATTGCATTCCCATGAAGCGGTGGCAAGGAGGTTGA
- the clpP gene encoding ATP-dependent Clp endopeptidase proteolytic subunit ClpP — protein MIPTVIEQSGRGERAFDIYSRLLRERIVFLGQPVDSDLANLIVAQLLFLEAEDAEKDIYLYINSPGGSVTAGMGIFDTMNQVRPDVCTICVGLAASMGAFLLSAGAKGKRMSLPHSRIMIHQPLGGAQGQATDIEIQAREILYHKRRLNEFLAEHTGQPIERIEEDTERDFFMSAEEAKDYGLIDQVIDRRVSATRTPVGVA, from the coding sequence ATGATTCCTACAGTTATTGAGCAATCCGGTCGTGGCGAACGCGCCTTTGACATCTACTCTCGTCTGTTGCGAGAGCGAATTGTCTTTCTCGGACAACCTGTTGATTCTGACTTGGCTAACTTAATCGTTGCCCAACTGTTGTTTTTAGAAGCCGAGGATGCCGAAAAAGACATTTACCTCTATATCAACTCTCCCGGAGGTTCGGTAACAGCAGGCATGGGAATTTTCGATACGATGAATCAAGTCCGTCCAGACGTTTGCACCATCTGTGTAGGCTTGGCGGCTAGTATGGGGGCGTTCTTGCTCAGTGCGGGTGCTAAGGGCAAGCGCATGAGCTTACCGCATTCCCGGATCATGATTCACCAACCTTTGGGAGGTGCCCAAGGACAGGCGACGGATATTGAAATTCAGGCTAGAGAAATCCTGTATCACAAGCGGCGGCTCAATGAGTTTTTGGCAGAACACACCGGCCAACCTATTGAACGAATTGAGGAAGATACCGAACGTGACTTCTTTATGTCCGCTGAGGAAGCCAAGGACTATGGTTTGATCGATCAGGTGATTGATCGCCGTGTTTCAGCTACACGTACCCCCGTCGGCGTGGCGTAA
- a CDS encoding ribonuclease R → MEFSIATLLSNFTDEKSVAPKNLEKKLGCQDEENLEKLQIALDALEKIGVLVKERGRYRRIYEEDVVEAKLRCSSKGFCFAIQDVEGADDIYIQKSHLSTAWNGDRVLVKITKEGSRRRSPEGQVKLILERANPSVLARVRRANESFQAVPLDDRLLFELDLKPNHENLEEAIDHLVHVEVLRYPLGHNNPIGKVARVLGSDAEDAADTDIVCCKHDLRRNFPPNALKAAEEIPKQLRKADLKKRLDLRERLTLAIEGEQPSDSGVVENAFTLEKTKTGYWELGVHIADVASFISLDSPLDREARKRCTAVYLGDIVLPLLPEAVQERCSLVPGEDRLAISVMLTLKEDGELVEFEIHPSVIRVDHQLSYSQAQSLLGEHQEADPELASGLEMLKHLFFELSAAVRTKRQQRGAFDLNVSETQYPFKDEGRMGAIILSSTLPVRSLLMELTILANQAVASHLHALALPAIYCVQPIPDLDELQDLIKLGNNLHLDMQMDEEEDVTPQDYQRFTQLFAKSTAPKVLNYLLQSTLKLSGYSSKPGVHFGLALDTGYTHCVSPLRRYADLFVQRVLLALFEKGRDRRSTRSKDRVNLNHSSSHGNVNWNILPPDTQQELETEVTILVPHLNDREKLAQDAEVDLQGLKKAEQMKERTGDVFSGLITGVQSYGFFVEIEDLLVEGLVHVSSLKDDWYEYRSRHACLVGRKNRTAYRLGDRVEVQVKSVDYYRQQIDLVTVGGGSVAFNEDLEE, encoded by the coding sequence ATGGAATTTTCAATCGCTACATTACTTTCTAATTTCACCGATGAAAAATCAGTGGCTCCCAAGAATTTGGAAAAAAAGCTGGGTTGCCAGGACGAAGAAAATCTGGAAAAACTCCAAATTGCTCTGGATGCTCTAGAAAAAATTGGAGTTTTGGTCAAAGAGCGTGGCAGGTATCGGCGCATCTATGAAGAAGATGTGGTTGAAGCCAAGCTGCGTTGTTCGAGTAAGGGATTTTGTTTCGCGATTCAAGATGTAGAGGGCGCTGATGATATTTACATCCAGAAAAGCCATTTGAGTACTGCCTGGAATGGCGATCGCGTTCTGGTCAAAATCACCAAAGAAGGTAGCCGCCGTCGGAGTCCCGAAGGCCAGGTGAAATTAATCCTGGAACGAGCTAATCCTTCGGTGCTCGCACGAGTCCGGCGCGCCAATGAAAGCTTTCAAGCCGTTCCCCTGGATGACCGACTTTTGTTTGAACTCGACCTCAAGCCGAATCACGAAAATCTAGAAGAAGCCATCGATCATCTGGTTCATGTCGAAGTGTTACGCTACCCCCTAGGACACAATAACCCAATTGGTAAGGTAGCACGCGTCCTAGGAAGTGACGCCGAAGACGCGGCTGACACGGACATCGTTTGTTGTAAGCACGATTTGCGCCGCAACTTTCCCCCCAACGCGCTGAAAGCCGCTGAGGAGATACCCAAACAACTCCGCAAGGCGGACTTAAAAAAGCGCCTCGATTTACGGGAACGTTTGACGTTGGCGATTGAGGGGGAGCAACCCAGCGACAGTGGGGTCGTTGAGAACGCCTTCACCTTGGAAAAAACCAAGACGGGATACTGGGAGTTGGGTGTCCATATCGCAGATGTCGCCAGCTTTATTTCCTTGGACTCCCCCTTGGATCGAGAAGCCAGAAAGCGCTGTACAGCGGTTTATCTGGGAGATATTGTGCTGCCCCTACTGCCAGAGGCAGTGCAAGAGCGTTGCTCCTTAGTTCCCGGTGAAGACCGTTTGGCTATTTCTGTCATGCTCACCCTCAAGGAAGACGGTGAATTGGTGGAGTTTGAAATTCACCCTTCCGTGATTCGGGTAGACCATCAGCTCAGTTACTCTCAGGCACAGTCGCTGTTAGGAGAACATCAAGAAGCTGACCCCGAATTGGCTTCGGGATTAGAAATGCTCAAGCACCTGTTTTTTGAACTCAGTGCAGCGGTTCGCACGAAACGGCAACAGCGGGGGGCGTTTGACTTAAATGTATCGGAAACTCAGTATCCCTTCAAGGATGAAGGGCGCATGGGAGCGATTATCCTATCTTCCACACTGCCGGTACGGTCTCTGTTAATGGAATTAACGATTTTAGCCAACCAAGCCGTTGCTTCCCATTTGCACGCGCTCGCCCTACCTGCCATTTACTGTGTGCAACCGATACCGGATCTCGATGAGCTTCAGGATTTGATTAAGTTGGGCAACAATCTCCACCTCGATATGCAGATGGATGAGGAGGAGGACGTGACTCCCCAGGATTATCAACGCTTTACCCAGCTATTTGCCAAATCAACCGCTCCCAAAGTCCTGAATTATTTATTGCAATCCACGTTAAAGCTATCCGGGTACAGTTCTAAGCCTGGTGTTCACTTTGGTTTAGCGTTGGATACAGGCTATACCCACTGCGTATCTCCCCTACGGCGTTATGCGGATTTGTTCGTGCAACGAGTGCTGCTGGCGTTATTTGAGAAAGGGCGCGATCGCCGCTCCACCCGTTCCAAAGACCGTGTCAATCTTAACCATAGTAGCAGCCACGGCAACGTGAACTGGAATATTTTGCCGCCTGATACTCAGCAAGAGTTAGAAACGGAGGTCACCATCTTAGTCCCTCATCTCAATGATCGGGAGAAACTGGCGCAGGATGCGGAAGTGGATTTGCAGGGTTTAAAGAAAGCCGAACAGATGAAAGAACGCACGGGAGATGTTTTCAGTGGACTGATTACGGGCGTCCAATCCTACGGCTTTTTTGTGGAAATTGAAGACCTTTTAGTAGAAGGACTCGTTCACGTTAGTTCCCTGAAAGATGACTGGTACGAGTATCGCTCTCGACACGCCTGCCTCGTGGGTCGGAAAAACCGCACCGCCTATCGATTGGGCGATCGCGTGGAAGTCCAAGTCAAGAGCGTTGATTACTACCGTCAACAAATCGACCTCGTCACCGTGGGTGGCGGTAGCGTTGCGTTTAACGAAGACTTAGAGGAGTAA
- a CDS encoding YbjQ family protein has translation MIVTTTDIIQGATIEAYLGIVTAEVVYGTNALRDFFAGIRDVVGGRTGSYERVFEKGQQEAIAELQKRAQRLGADAVIGIEIDTGTINVDQKGALLLITATGTAVKLAIRR, from the coding sequence ATGATTGTAACGACCACCGATATTATTCAAGGTGCGACCATTGAAGCGTATTTAGGGATTGTCACAGCAGAGGTTGTCTATGGCACTAACGCCCTGAGAGATTTCTTTGCAGGAATTCGCGATGTGGTTGGTGGACGCACTGGCAGTTATGAGCGGGTATTTGAGAAAGGGCAGCAGGAAGCCATAGCAGAACTGCAAAAACGCGCTCAACGTTTAGGTGCTGATGCTGTAATTGGGATTGAAATTGACACCGGCACGATTAATGTTGACCAAAAAGGTGCACTGCTGCTGATTACCGCTACTGGTACAGCAGTTAAGTTGGCAATCAGGCGTTAG